One part of the Segnochrobactrum spirostomi genome encodes these proteins:
- a CDS encoding DUF2460 domain-containing protein, which yields MSASFHEVRFPVDIALGATGGPERRTEIVTLGSGREERNARWVHSRRRFNAGYGVRTLDDLAVLIAFFEERRGRLIGFRFRDPGDEQSCRPSAAPEPTDQGIGLGDGATVGFQLVKRYGTDAPYVRTIFKPVAGTVRVAVNGAEVPAARWSLDAASGIVTFAADAVPPPGATITAGFRFDCPVRFDTDSLDISFSAFAAGAIPSVPLVEIRP from the coding sequence ATGAGCGCGTCCTTCCACGAGGTTCGCTTTCCCGTCGACATCGCGCTCGGCGCGACCGGCGGGCCGGAGCGCAGGACCGAGATCGTGACGCTCGGCTCGGGGCGGGAGGAGCGCAATGCGCGCTGGGTCCACTCGCGCCGGCGCTTCAATGCCGGCTACGGCGTGCGCACCCTCGACGACCTCGCCGTCCTCATCGCCTTCTTCGAGGAGCGGCGGGGACGGCTGATCGGCTTCCGCTTCCGCGATCCCGGCGACGAACAGTCGTGCCGGCCGAGCGCGGCGCCGGAACCGACGGACCAGGGGATCGGGCTTGGCGACGGGGCGACGGTCGGCTTCCAGCTCGTCAAGCGCTACGGGACCGACGCGCCTTATGTGCGGACCATCTTCAAGCCGGTGGCCGGAACGGTGCGGGTCGCGGTGAACGGGGCCGAGGTGCCGGCGGCGCGCTGGTCGCTCGACGCGGCGAGCGGGATCGTCACCTTCGCCGCCGACGCGGTTCCGCCGCCCGGCGCGACGATCACCGCCGGTTTCCGCTTCGATTGCCCGGTGCGGTTCGACACCGACAGCCTCGACATCAGCTTCTCGGCCTTTGCGGCGGGGGCGATCCCCTCCGTGCCGCTGGTGGAGATCAGACCTTAG
- a CDS encoding phage tail tape measure protein produces MEQTESDVTGLADSGRALERTFERIGGLARGFSGDLVRGLKSAVGAGRQLDGVLASAALRISSRLVDKAFAPLETLMTQGLSALGGLGRAAGGSLLAARLGAAVNIGRVRPFAAGGVVAAPTFFPLERGLGVAGEAGAEAILPLARGADGRLGVKAGGDGGALSVVFNVSTPDADSFRRSEAQLSALIARTVARGRRGL; encoded by the coding sequence ATGGAGCAGACCGAGAGCGACGTGACCGGGCTCGCCGACAGCGGGCGGGCGCTGGAGCGCACCTTCGAACGGATCGGCGGCCTCGCCCGCGGCTTTTCGGGCGATCTGGTACGCGGGCTCAAATCCGCGGTCGGCGCCGGCCGCCAGCTCGACGGCGTGCTCGCGAGCGCGGCGCTCAGGATTTCCTCGCGCCTCGTCGACAAGGCCTTCGCGCCGCTCGAAACGCTGATGACGCAAGGCCTCTCCGCCCTCGGTGGCCTCGGCCGCGCCGCCGGCGGCTCGCTCCTCGCGGCGCGGCTTGGGGCGGCGGTGAACATCGGCCGGGTGCGGCCGTTCGCGGCCGGTGGGGTGGTTGCGGCGCCGACTTTCTTCCCGCTCGAACGCGGTCTCGGCGTCGCCGGCGAGGCGGGCGCGGAGGCGATCCTGCCGCTCGCCCGCGGCGCCGACGGCCGGCTCGGCGTGAAGGCGGGCGGCGACGGCGGTGCGCTCTCGGTCGTCTTCAACGTCTCGACGCCGGATGCCGACAGCTTCCGCCGCTCCGAGGCGCAGCTCTCGGCCCTGATCGCCCGCACGGTCGCCCGCGGCCGGCGGGGCTTGTGA
- a CDS encoding rcc01693 family protein, whose amino-acid sequence MTRPPAAMPWDDLIAFGLGVLKLAPEAFWRMTPRELAAVLAPRRTAGPDRRALDTLMARFPDRST is encoded by the coding sequence GTGACCCGACCGCCCGCGGCGATGCCCTGGGACGACCTGATCGCCTTCGGCCTCGGCGTGCTCAAGCTCGCGCCGGAGGCATTCTGGCGGATGACGCCGCGGGAGCTCGCGGCGGTGCTCGCCCCGCGCCGGACGGCGGGGCCGGACCGCCGCGCCCTCGACACCCTGATGGCCCGCTTTCCGGATCGCTCGACCTGA
- a CDS encoding gene transfer agent family protein — protein MANRRRGEIEAVLDGRPFTLCLTLGALAELEAAFAADDLVALAERFGTGRLAAADLVRILGAGLRGAGHPIADEEVARMGCADGVAGFAAIATALLAAAFGGAEDGGENPRRPRA, from the coding sequence ATGGCGAACCGACGACGCGGGGAGATCGAGGCGGTGCTCGACGGACGCCCCTTCACGCTCTGCCTGACCCTCGGTGCGCTCGCCGAGCTCGAAGCGGCCTTCGCGGCGGACGATCTGGTGGCGCTCGCGGAGCGCTTCGGGACCGGCCGCCTCGCCGCCGCGGACCTCGTGCGCATTCTCGGCGCGGGCTTACGCGGGGCGGGCCACCCGATCGCCGACGAGGAGGTCGCGCGGATGGGCTGCGCCGACGGCGTGGCGGGGTTTGCCGCGATCGCGACCGCATTGCTCGCCGCCGCCTTCGGTGGGGCGGAGGACGGCGGCGAAAACCCTCGGCGGCCGCGGGCGTGA
- a CDS encoding phage major tail protein, TP901-1 family — MGAQKGRDLLLKVDAAGDGTFTTVAGLRARKLAFNAEPVDATDADSAGRWRELLAGAGVRRASISGSGLFRDAASDATLRGLFFGDVLRTWQVAIPDFGIVSGPFEITALEYGGEHDGEVTFDLALESAGALSFSEV; from the coding sequence ATGGGCGCACAGAAAGGCCGCGACCTGCTCCTCAAGGTCGACGCGGCCGGCGACGGCACCTTCACGACCGTCGCCGGCCTGCGGGCACGCAAGCTCGCCTTCAACGCCGAGCCGGTCGATGCGACGGATGCGGATTCGGCCGGACGCTGGCGGGAACTCCTCGCCGGTGCGGGCGTGCGGCGCGCCTCGATCTCCGGCAGCGGCCTCTTCCGCGACGCTGCCTCCGACGCGACCCTGCGCGGGCTCTTCTTCGGCGACGTTCTGCGCACCTGGCAGGTCGCGATCCCCGATTTCGGCATCGTTTCCGGGCCGTTCGAGATTACCGCGCTCGAATATGGCGGGGAGCACGACGGCGAGGTGACGTTCGACCTCGCCCTCGAATCCGCCGGGGCGCTCTCCTTCAGCGAGGTGTGA
- a CDS encoding DUF3168 domain-containing protein: protein MTDAAIDAGFALQAAVHAALAADADLGALVPLGRLYDAPVRGAEHPFVAFGSWRTTVLDADEAPVRAHVFTLAVRSRAGGRKEAQAIAGRIEAVLHTASLPLDGHRLVNLTLVERTSAEGRDRRSFEADLTFRALTEPAA, encoded by the coding sequence ATGACGGACGCCGCGATCGACGCCGGGTTTGCGCTGCAAGCCGCGGTTCATGCGGCGTTGGCGGCAGACGCCGACCTCGGTGCGCTGGTGCCGCTGGGGCGCCTCTACGACGCGCCGGTGCGCGGGGCGGAGCACCCCTTCGTCGCGTTCGGGTCTTGGCGGACGACGGTTCTCGATGCCGACGAGGCGCCGGTGCGGGCGCACGTCTTCACCCTCGCGGTGCGTTCGCGTGCCGGAGGGCGCAAGGAGGCGCAGGCGATCGCCGGCCGCATCGAGGCGGTGCTGCACACGGCGAGCCTGCCGCTCGACGGCCATCGGCTCGTCAACCTCACCCTCGTCGAGCGGACGAGCGCCGAGGGGCGCGATCGGCGCTCCTTCGAAGCGGACCTGACCTTCCGGGCGCTGACCGAGCCGGCCGCCTAA
- a CDS encoding head-tail adaptor protein has translation MSAGTLALRVRIERAETSADGGGGAVVTWRDIGGAWAALEPLGLSEGESGGRRDGLATHRFRVRRPVDVRGGDRLVAGARLLRVLAVEAPAPGAGYRTGLAEEEGR, from the coding sequence ATGAGCGCGGGCACCCTCGCGCTGCGCGTCCGCATCGAGCGGGCGGAGACGAGCGCCGACGGCGGCGGCGGGGCGGTCGTCACCTGGCGCGACATCGGCGGAGCCTGGGCCGCGCTCGAGCCGCTCGGCCTCTCCGAGGGCGAGAGCGGCGGACGGCGCGACGGCCTCGCGACCCACCGCTTCCGGGTCCGACGGCCCGTCGATGTGCGCGGCGGCGACCGGCTGGTGGCGGGCGCGCGGCTGCTGCGGGTGCTCGCGGTCGAGGCCCCGGCGCCCGGCGCCGGCTATCGCACCGGGCTCGCCGAGGAGGAGGGGCGATGA
- a CDS encoding head-tail connector protein, with the protein MTTFQVRPPAFEPVGLAAAKAHLRVDGDDEDAVITGLVAAARAHVEAVTRRALAVQGWRCVLGAIPRDGRVRLRPGPVGAVTAVAAFDADGVEVAVPEGDWRLAPAEPDMIVLGRLPAAPNGIEIDFDTGYATAEAAPAPLKQAILMLVAYWFENREAAALGAVAGPAALAFEALVAPFRELRL; encoded by the coding sequence ATGACGACCTTCCAGGTCCGGCCGCCCGCCTTCGAGCCGGTCGGGCTCGCGGCGGCGAAGGCGCACCTGCGCGTGGACGGCGACGACGAGGACGCGGTCATCACCGGCCTCGTCGCGGCGGCCCGCGCGCATGTCGAGGCGGTGACGCGCCGCGCCCTCGCGGTGCAGGGCTGGCGCTGCGTCCTCGGCGCGATCCCGCGGGACGGGCGGGTGCGGCTGCGGCCGGGGCCGGTCGGCGCCGTCACCGCCGTCGCCGCGTTCGATGCCGACGGCGTCGAGGTCGCGGTGCCGGAGGGCGACTGGCGCCTCGCTCCGGCTGAGCCGGACATGATCGTGCTCGGCCGGCTACCCGCGGCGCCGAACGGGATCGAGATCGATTTCGACACCGGCTACGCGACGGCCGAGGCGGCGCCGGCGCCGCTGAAGCAGGCGATCCTGATGCTCGTCGCCTATTGGTTCGAGAACCGAGAGGCGGCGGCGCTCGGTGCCGTCGCGGGACCGGCGGCACTCGCCTTCGAGGCGCTCGTCGCACCGTTCCGGGAACTGCGGCTATGA
- a CDS encoding phage major capsid protein, translating to MHDAQSGGMPGGTQGAPGQQWAPERKGASLFEGPGDPVSAFAGFMEAFESFKAVNDARLAEIERRSADPLTIEKLDRIDTALDEHKKRLDGLALKAARPGLAAEDDRRSGEARREHKAAFAAYVRAGRDDALKGIEAKALSAGSPADGGYLVPEETEREIVRRLSALSPIRRIAGSRQVSGSVYRKPFSVAGPAVGWVAETAARPQTAGPTLAELSFQTMELYAMPAATGVLLDDAAVDIDQWIAEEVEVAFAEQEGTAFVSGDGVNKPKGFLAYPQVADASWSWGSLGRLVTGVNAGFPATGASDVLIDLVYALKAGYRQNATFVMSRKTQAAIRKLKDADGNYLWQPPASIGADATLMNFPLVEAEDMPSIASAGAAIAFGDFRRGYLVVDRLGVRVLRDPYSAKPYVLFYTTKRVGGGVQDFEAIKLLAFAAS from the coding sequence ATGCACGACGCACAGAGCGGCGGGATGCCGGGCGGGACCCAGGGGGCACCCGGGCAGCAGTGGGCGCCGGAGCGCAAGGGAGCCTCCCTTTTCGAAGGGCCCGGCGATCCGGTCTCTGCCTTCGCCGGCTTCATGGAAGCCTTCGAGAGCTTCAAGGCGGTGAACGACGCCCGGCTCGCCGAGATCGAGCGCCGGTCGGCCGATCCGCTGACGATCGAGAAGCTCGACCGCATCGACACTGCGCTCGACGAGCACAAAAAGCGGCTCGACGGCCTCGCCCTCAAGGCGGCCCGGCCGGGGCTCGCGGCGGAGGACGACCGCCGATCCGGCGAGGCGCGGCGCGAGCACAAGGCGGCGTTCGCGGCCTATGTGCGGGCCGGGCGCGACGACGCCCTCAAGGGGATCGAGGCGAAGGCGCTCTCGGCCGGCTCGCCCGCCGACGGCGGCTATCTGGTGCCCGAGGAGACCGAGCGCGAGATCGTGCGCCGTCTCTCGGCCCTGTCGCCGATCCGCCGCATCGCGGGCAGCCGCCAGGTCTCGGGCTCGGTCTACCGCAAGCCGTTCTCGGTCGCGGGACCTGCGGTCGGCTGGGTGGCGGAGACCGCGGCGAGACCGCAGACCGCCGGGCCGACGCTTGCCGAGCTCTCGTTCCAGACGATGGAGCTCTACGCCATGCCGGCGGCGACCGGCGTTCTCCTCGACGATGCCGCGGTCGACATCGACCAATGGATCGCCGAGGAGGTCGAGGTCGCCTTCGCCGAGCAGGAGGGAACGGCCTTCGTCTCCGGCGACGGCGTGAACAAGCCGAAGGGCTTCCTCGCCTATCCGCAGGTTGCGGACGCGAGCTGGTCGTGGGGCAGCCTCGGACGGCTGGTGACGGGGGTGAACGCCGGCTTCCCGGCGACGGGCGCGTCCGACGTGCTGATCGATCTCGTCTATGCGCTCAAGGCGGGCTACCGCCAGAACGCCACCTTCGTGATGAGCCGGAAGACGCAAGCCGCGATCCGCAAGCTGAAGGACGCCGACGGCAATTATCTCTGGCAGCCGCCGGCCTCGATCGGGGCCGATGCGACGCTGATGAACTTCCCCCTCGTCGAGGCGGAGGACATGCCGTCGATCGCCTCCGCCGGCGCGGCGATCGCCTTCGGCGACTTCCGCCGCGGCTATCTGGTCGTCGATCGGCTCGGCGTCCGCGTGCTGCGCGATCCCTACAGCGCCAAGCCCTACGTCCTGTTCTACACGACGAAGCGCGTCGGCGGCGGCGTGCAGGACTTCGAGGCGATCAAGCTGCTCGCCTTCGCGGCGAGCTGA
- a CDS encoding HK97 family phage prohead protease: MIIYPRPRPTDLEVKRMPARLSRLNADGTFEGYASLFHRTDLGGDRVKPGAFRRSLERRGPDGVKLLWQHDPAEPIGRWLAIGEDGLGLRVRGLLLTDLARAREAAALLDAGAVDGLSIGFRTVRASRDTKSGRRDLIEIDLWEISIVTFPLLPDARIAPVSVRHALRPEAVSGALADAFRRGAARLSTFT, encoded by the coding sequence ATGATTATTTATCCGCGGCCTCGCCCGACAGACCTCGAGGTGAAACGGATGCCGGCGCGGCTGTCGCGGCTCAATGCGGACGGCACCTTCGAGGGCTATGCCAGCCTGTTCCACCGCACCGACCTCGGTGGCGATCGGGTGAAGCCGGGCGCCTTCCGCCGCTCGCTCGAACGACGCGGGCCGGACGGCGTGAAGCTGCTCTGGCAGCACGATCCGGCCGAGCCGATAGGCCGCTGGCTCGCGATCGGCGAGGACGGCCTCGGGCTTCGGGTACGGGGGCTTCTCCTCACCGATCTCGCCCGCGCCCGGGAGGCCGCTGCGCTGCTCGATGCCGGGGCGGTCGACGGGCTCTCGATCGGCTTCCGCACGGTGCGGGCGAGCCGGGACACCAAGAGCGGGCGGCGCGACCTGATCGAGATCGACCTCTGGGAGATCTCGATCGTCACCTTCCCGCTGCTGCCCGATGCCCGCATCGCGCCCGTCTCGGTGCGCCATGCCCTGCGTCCGGAGGCGGTTTCGGGCGCGCTCGCCGACGCCTTCCGGCGCGGCGCCGCGCGGCTTTCGACCTTCACATGA
- a CDS encoding phage portal protein: MLDWWRGRAAARERPSVERKASRTGGLIAFSVPGRPVWTPRDYAALAREGYARNPVVYRAVRMVAEASASVPWLLYAGDEERPGHPLLALLERPSPRQAGRDFLEAVYGHLLVAGNAYIEAVALDGQVRELHGLRPDRMKVVPGRDGWPEAYDYSVGGRTVRFSVDEAGLSPILQLALFHPLNDHYGFAPIEAALTSLDVHNAAGAWAKALLDNSARPSGALVYTGGEGGNLSDDQFERLKKELEEGFSGARNAGRPLLLEGGLDWRTMALSPRDMDFVEAKNLAAREIALAFGVPPMLLGIPGDNTYSNYQEANRAFWRQTVLPLVGRTAAALGAWLGPAFGPDLRLGFDADAIEALSAEREALWARVAAADFLTEDEKRAAVGYGPRRGSDGRDAP, translated from the coding sequence ATGCTGGACTGGTGGCGCGGCCGGGCGGCGGCGCGCGAACGGCCGTCCGTCGAGCGCAAGGCGTCGCGGACGGGCGGACTGATCGCCTTTTCCGTTCCGGGCCGGCCGGTCTGGACGCCGCGGGATTATGCGGCGCTCGCCCGTGAGGGCTATGCCCGCAACCCGGTCGTCTACCGGGCGGTGCGGATGGTGGCCGAGGCGTCGGCGTCGGTGCCGTGGTTGCTCTACGCGGGCGACGAGGAGCGGCCGGGCCATCCGCTGCTCGCGCTTCTGGAGCGGCCGAGCCCGCGTCAGGCGGGACGCGACTTCCTCGAGGCCGTCTACGGGCACCTGCTCGTCGCCGGCAACGCCTATATCGAGGCGGTGGCGCTCGACGGGCAGGTGCGCGAGCTCCATGGGCTGCGGCCTGACCGGATGAAGGTGGTGCCCGGCCGCGACGGCTGGCCGGAGGCCTACGATTACAGCGTCGGCGGGCGCACCGTGCGCTTCTCCGTCGACGAAGCGGGGCTGAGCCCCATCCTGCAACTCGCGCTGTTTCATCCGCTCAACGACCATTACGGCTTCGCCCCGATCGAGGCGGCGCTGACGAGCCTCGACGTGCACAACGCGGCCGGGGCGTGGGCGAAGGCGCTGCTCGACAATTCGGCGCGGCCCTCGGGTGCCCTGGTCTATACCGGCGGCGAGGGCGGCAATCTCAGCGACGACCAGTTCGAGCGGCTGAAGAAGGAGCTCGAAGAGGGTTTCTCCGGGGCCCGCAACGCAGGCCGGCCGTTGCTTCTCGAAGGCGGCCTCGATTGGCGCACCATGGCGCTGTCGCCGCGGGACATGGATTTCGTCGAGGCGAAGAACCTGGCGGCCCGCGAGATCGCGCTCGCCTTCGGCGTGCCGCCGATGCTGCTCGGCATTCCCGGCGACAACACCTATTCGAACTATCAGGAGGCGAACCGGGCGTTCTGGCGACAGACGGTGCTGCCGCTCGTCGGGCGCACCGCGGCGGCGCTCGGGGCCTGGCTCGGGCCCGCCTTCGGGCCGGATCTGCGCCTTGGCTTCGACGCCGACGCCATCGAGGCCTTGTCGGCCGAGCGCGAGGCGCTGTGGGCGCGCGTTGCCGCGGCCGACTTCCTGACCGAGGACGAGAAGCGGGCCGCGGTCGGCTACGGGCCAAGGCGCGGGTCGGACGGGCGAGACGCGCCTTAG
- a CDS encoding DNA-packaging protein produces the protein MVCAKTLRAALIACAERGEFGTLVAGLDRARLDALLHDWPLWARDDQMPPDGDWTTWLVLGGRGAGKTRAGAEWVRAAVMGRLGGPPAGRIALVGETLGDVRDVMIEGVSGLLAIHPRGERPTWQPSRRRLTWPNGAVAQGFSAEDPEGLRGPQFDAAWADEIAKWRHAEATWDMLQFGLRLGERPRQVATTTPRPVPLVKRLLADPRTAATRASTAMNAAFLAPGFLEAVVGRYAGTRLGRQELDGELIEDRSDALWRRGAIEAARVADVPALGRIVVAIDPPASSGAKADACGLVAAGLGEDGIGYVLADASEAGLRPAEWAKRAVALARRFEADSLVAEVNQGGEMVTAVIREVDPTAAVATVRATRGKWVRAEPVAALYEQGRVRHVGTFPALEDEMCDFGPAGLSSGRSPDRLDALVWAITALMLGRGGEPKVRRI, from the coding sequence ATGGTCTGCGCGAAGACCTTGCGCGCCGCCTTGATCGCCTGCGCGGAGCGCGGTGAATTCGGCACCCTGGTCGCCGGCCTCGACCGCGCCCGGCTCGATGCGCTTCTCCATGATTGGCCTCTCTGGGCCCGCGACGACCAGATGCCGCCCGACGGCGACTGGACGACGTGGCTCGTGCTCGGCGGGCGCGGTGCCGGCAAGACGCGGGCGGGGGCGGAATGGGTGCGGGCGGCGGTGATGGGCCGCCTCGGCGGGCCGCCGGCCGGGCGCATCGCCCTCGTCGGCGAGACGCTGGGCGACGTCCGCGACGTGATGATCGAAGGGGTCTCCGGGCTGCTCGCGATCCACCCGCGCGGCGAGCGGCCGACCTGGCAGCCGTCGCGCCGCCGGCTGACCTGGCCGAACGGGGCGGTGGCGCAAGGCTTCAGCGCCGAAGACCCGGAGGGCCTGCGCGGGCCTCAGTTCGACGCGGCCTGGGCCGACGAGATCGCCAAATGGCGGCATGCCGAAGCGACGTGGGACATGCTGCAATTCGGCCTTCGCCTCGGCGAGCGGCCGCGGCAGGTCGCGACCACGACGCCGCGCCCGGTGCCGCTCGTCAAGCGGCTCCTCGCCGACCCGCGCACCGCGGCGACGCGGGCCTCGACGGCGATGAACGCGGCCTTTCTCGCGCCGGGTTTCCTGGAGGCGGTGGTCGGCCGCTATGCCGGAACTCGGCTCGGCCGGCAGGAACTCGACGGCGAGCTGATCGAGGATCGCAGCGACGCCTTGTGGCGGCGCGGCGCGATCGAGGCGGCGCGCGTCGCCGACGTACCGGCGCTCGGGCGGATCGTGGTGGCGATCGACCCGCCGGCGTCGAGCGGCGCCAAGGCCGATGCGTGCGGCCTCGTCGCCGCCGGGCTCGGCGAGGACGGCATCGGCTACGTGCTGGCGGATGCGAGCGAGGCCGGGCTGCGGCCCGCGGAATGGGCGAAGCGCGCAGTGGCGCTCGCCCGCCGCTTCGAGGCGGACAGCCTCGTCGCCGAGGTCAACCAGGGCGGCGAGATGGTGACGGCGGTGATCCGCGAGGTCGATCCGACCGCCGCGGTCGCGACCGTGCGGGCGACGCGGGGCAAGTGGGTCCGGGCCGAGCCGGTCGCCGCGCTCTACGAGCAGGGCCGGGTGCGCCATGTCGGGACCTTTCCCGCCCTCGAGGACGAGATGTGCGATTTCGGCCCAGCCGGCCTCTCCTCCGGCCGCTCGCCGGACCGGCTCGACGCGCTCGTGTGGGCGATCACCGCCCTGATGCTCGGGCGCGGCGGCGAGCCCAAGGTGCGCCGCATCTGA
- a CDS encoding YcgN family cysteine cluster protein, with product MAGEADREGAEAPFWRTTTLEAMSEAEWESLCDGCGRCCLNKLEDWDTGAIAWTNVACKLLDHGTCRCTNYPNRAEIVPDCISLTPEEVRTLSWLPPTCGYRLVADGKDLPWWHPLVSGDPETVHAAGISVRDRVVDETGIVLEDYENHLVEWPARVPRAGISPRRPAAKALKSVIGRRRA from the coding sequence ATGGCCGGCGAGGCGGATCGAGAGGGGGCGGAGGCGCCGTTCTGGCGCACGACGACGCTCGAGGCGATGAGCGAGGCCGAGTGGGAATCGCTGTGCGACGGCTGCGGCCGCTGCTGCCTCAACAAGCTCGAGGACTGGGACACCGGCGCGATCGCCTGGACCAACGTCGCCTGCAAGCTGCTCGACCACGGCACCTGCCGCTGCACCAATTATCCGAACCGGGCCGAGATCGTGCCCGATTGCATTTCGCTGACGCCTGAGGAGGTGCGCACCCTGAGCTGGCTGCCGCCGACCTGCGGCTACCGGCTGGTGGCGGACGGCAAGGACCTGCCCTGGTGGCATCCGCTCGTCTCCGGCGATCCCGAGACTGTGCATGCGGCCGGCATCTCGGTGCGCGACCGGGTCGTCGACGAGACCGGAATCGTGCTCGAAGACTACGAGAACCATCTGGTGGAATGGCCGGCGCGGGTGCCGCGGGCGGGGATTTCGCCGCGGCGGCCGGCGGCGAAGGCCTTGAAATCCGTGATTGGCCGGCGCCGGGCCTGA
- a CDS encoding DUF1491 family protein, translating into MPRVLSSLWVGAYLRRCQVEGAFAAVVRRGAGEAGAIFVKINRLDGTVDLYGPAPQAMVEPGEGIDRQFECLGARMEEAAANARLAREASFDPDLWIVEIEDRAGRAFLDLAPGA; encoded by the coding sequence GTGCCGAGGGTCTTGTCGTCGCTGTGGGTCGGCGCCTATCTGCGGCGTTGCCAGGTGGAAGGCGCGTTCGCCGCAGTGGTGCGGCGCGGCGCCGGCGAGGCGGGCGCGATCTTCGTCAAGATCAACCGGCTCGACGGCACGGTCGATCTCTACGGACCGGCACCGCAGGCGATGGTCGAACCCGGCGAGGGGATCGACCGCCAGTTCGAGTGCCTCGGCGCCCGCATGGAGGAGGCGGCGGCGAACGCCCGCCTCGCCCGCGAGGCCTCGTTCGATCCGGACCTGTGGATCGTCGAGATCGAGGACCGGGCGGGGCGCGCCTTCCTCGACCTCGCGCCCGGCGCCTGA
- a CDS encoding peptidoglycan-binding domain-containing protein, whose translation MSKRSSSRKQAPRRRLVVRLAGAAGAGLIAHPVPVLAIVGGAVAFGAVYANVALMQPGKHPAPLFTTRPNLAAGADVASAQGTTSASTGAAIAPANAGRSALVRDIQAALADRGYEVGSATGALDASTITAIRAFESAQGLPQTGEPSEALLARVLIAAPQTADNGKTADGGRGDVKRVQRALADLGYGPLKIDGRLGGQTASAIRRFRTDHGLPAGDSIDPKLVQTLIAIGGMPKA comes from the coding sequence ATGAGCAAGCGCAGCAGCAGCCGGAAGCAGGCGCCGCGCCGTCGCCTCGTGGTGCGCCTCGCCGGGGCGGCCGGGGCCGGGCTGATCGCCCATCCGGTGCCGGTGCTGGCGATCGTTGGCGGGGCGGTGGCGTTCGGCGCGGTCTATGCGAACGTCGCGCTGATGCAGCCGGGCAAGCACCCGGCGCCTCTCTTCACCACCCGGCCGAACCTCGCCGCCGGAGCGGATGTCGCCTCCGCCCAAGGGACGACGTCCGCCTCGACGGGGGCGGCCATCGCGCCGGCGAATGCCGGACGCTCGGCGCTGGTGCGCGACATCCAGGCGGCGCTCGCCGATCGCGGCTACGAGGTGGGCTCGGCGACCGGCGCGCTCGACGCCTCGACGATCACTGCGATCCGCGCCTTCGAGTCGGCCCAAGGGCTGCCGCAAACCGGCGAACCGAGCGAGGCGCTGCTCGCCCGCGTCCTCATCGCCGCGCCGCAGACGGCGGACAACGGCAAGACTGCGGACGGCGGCCGTGGCGACGTCAAGCGCGTCCAGCGGGCGCTTGCCGATCTCGGTTACGGTCCGCTCAAGATCGACGGCCGGCTCGGCGGCCAGACCGCGAGCGCGATCCGCCGCTTCCGCACCGACCACGGCCTGCCGGCAGGCGATTCGATCGATCCCAAGCTCGTGCAGACCCTGATCGCGATCGGCGGCATGCCGAAGGCGTGA